The following proteins come from a genomic window of Populus nigra chromosome 6, ddPopNigr1.1, whole genome shotgun sequence:
- the LOC133696161 gene encoding myosin-6-like isoform X3 encodes MATQAAQGSSIVGSFVWVEDPEEAWMDGEVVEVNGEDITVNCASGKMKPGGIIALLDEACMFPRSTHETFAEKLYQTFKDHKHFSKPKSRSDFTICHYAGDVTYQTEPFLDKNKDYVVAEHQALLSESKCSFVSGLFPPLPEESAKASKFSSIGSRYKQQLQALLETLRATEPHCMHFVKPNNVLKPAIFENNNVLQQLRWSDGGN; translated from the exons ATG GCCACACAGGCTGCTCAAGGCAGTTCAATAGTTGGATCTTTTGTTTGGGTGGAGGATCCTGAGGAAGCATGGATGGATGGGGAAGTTGTGGAAGTTAATGGTGAAGATATTACAGTAAACTGTGCATCAGGGAAGATG AAACCTGGCGGCATCATTGCTCTTCTTGACGAAGCTTG TATGTTTCCTAGATCAACACATGAAACATTTGCAGAAAAGCTTTATCAGACTTTCAAAGACCACAAACATTTTAGCAAGCCTAAGTCACGCAGTGACTTCACCATTTGTCATTATGCTGGTGAT GTGACATACCAAACTGAACCTTTTCTGGATAAGAACAAAGATTATGTTGTTGCGGAGCATCAAGCTCTCCTGAGCGAGTCCAAGTGCTCCTTTGTTTCAGGCCTGTTTCCGCCATTGCCTGAGGAATCTGCCAAAGCATCAAAATTCTCATCAATAGGTTCTAGGTATAAG CAACAACTACAAGCATTGCTTGAAACACTGAGAGCCACAGAGCCACACTGCATGCATTTTGTAAAGCCAAATAATGTTCTAAAGCCTGCCATCTTTGAGAATAATAATGTTTTACAGCAACTACGTT GGAGTGATGGAGGCAATTAG
- the LOC133696161 gene encoding myosin-6-like isoform X1 produces MNWQATQAAQGSSIVGSFVWVEDPEEAWMDGEVVEVNGEDITVNCASGKMKPGGIIALLDEACMFPRSTHETFAEKLYQTFKDHKHFSKPKSRSDFTICHYAGDVTYQTEPFLDKNKDYVVAEHQALLSESKCSFVSGLFPPLPEESAKASKFSSIGSRYKQQLQALLETLRATEPHCMHFVKPNNVLKPAIFENNNVLQQLRWSDGGN; encoded by the exons ATGAACTGGCAGGCCACACAGGCTGCTCAAGGCAGTTCAATAGTTGGATCTTTTGTTTGGGTGGAGGATCCTGAGGAAGCATGGATGGATGGGGAAGTTGTGGAAGTTAATGGTGAAGATATTACAGTAAACTGTGCATCAGGGAAGATG AAACCTGGCGGCATCATTGCTCTTCTTGACGAAGCTTG TATGTTTCCTAGATCAACACATGAAACATTTGCAGAAAAGCTTTATCAGACTTTCAAAGACCACAAACATTTTAGCAAGCCTAAGTCACGCAGTGACTTCACCATTTGTCATTATGCTGGTGAT GTGACATACCAAACTGAACCTTTTCTGGATAAGAACAAAGATTATGTTGTTGCGGAGCATCAAGCTCTCCTGAGCGAGTCCAAGTGCTCCTTTGTTTCAGGCCTGTTTCCGCCATTGCCTGAGGAATCTGCCAAAGCATCAAAATTCTCATCAATAGGTTCTAGGTATAAG CAACAACTACAAGCATTGCTTGAAACACTGAGAGCCACAGAGCCACACTGCATGCATTTTGTAAAGCCAAATAATGTTCTAAAGCCTGCCATCTTTGAGAATAATAATGTTTTACAGCAACTACGTT GGAGTGATGGAGGCAATTAG
- the LOC133696161 gene encoding myosin-6-like isoform X2, producing MNWQATQAAQGSSIVGSFVWVEDPEEAWMDGEVVEVNGEDITVNCASGKMKPGGIIALLDEACMFPRSTHETFAEKLYQTFKDHKHFSKPKSRSDFTICHYAGDVTYQTEPFLDKNKDYVVAEHQALLSESKCSFVSGLFPPLPEESAKASKFSSIGSRYKQQLQALLETLRATEPHCMHFVKPNNVLKPAIFENNNVLQQLRCGE from the exons ATGAACTGGCAGGCCACACAGGCTGCTCAAGGCAGTTCAATAGTTGGATCTTTTGTTTGGGTGGAGGATCCTGAGGAAGCATGGATGGATGGGGAAGTTGTGGAAGTTAATGGTGAAGATATTACAGTAAACTGTGCATCAGGGAAGATG AAACCTGGCGGCATCATTGCTCTTCTTGACGAAGCTTG TATGTTTCCTAGATCAACACATGAAACATTTGCAGAAAAGCTTTATCAGACTTTCAAAGACCACAAACATTTTAGCAAGCCTAAGTCACGCAGTGACTTCACCATTTGTCATTATGCTGGTGAT GTGACATACCAAACTGAACCTTTTCTGGATAAGAACAAAGATTATGTTGTTGCGGAGCATCAAGCTCTCCTGAGCGAGTCCAAGTGCTCCTTTGTTTCAGGCCTGTTTCCGCCATTGCCTGAGGAATCTGCCAAAGCATCAAAATTCTCATCAATAGGTTCTAGGTATAAG CAACAACTACAAGCATTGCTTGAAACACTGAGAGCCACAGAGCCACACTGCATGCATTTTGTAAAGCCAAATAATGTTCTAAAGCCTGCCATCTTTGAGAATAATAATGTTTTACAGCAACTACGTTGTGG GGAGTGA
- the LOC133696161 gene encoding myosin-6-like isoform X4: MNWQATQAAQGSSIVGSFVWVEDPEEAWMDGEVVEVNGEDITVNCASGKMKPGGIIALLDEACMFPRSTHETFAEKLYQTFKDHKHFSKPKSRSDFTICHYAGDVTYQTEPFLDKNKDYVVAEHQALLSESKCSFVSGLFPPLPEESAKASKFSSIGSRYKGVMEAIRISCAGYPTRKTFG; this comes from the exons ATGAACTGGCAGGCCACACAGGCTGCTCAAGGCAGTTCAATAGTTGGATCTTTTGTTTGGGTGGAGGATCCTGAGGAAGCATGGATGGATGGGGAAGTTGTGGAAGTTAATGGTGAAGATATTACAGTAAACTGTGCATCAGGGAAGATG AAACCTGGCGGCATCATTGCTCTTCTTGACGAAGCTTG TATGTTTCCTAGATCAACACATGAAACATTTGCAGAAAAGCTTTATCAGACTTTCAAAGACCACAAACATTTTAGCAAGCCTAAGTCACGCAGTGACTTCACCATTTGTCATTATGCTGGTGAT GTGACATACCAAACTGAACCTTTTCTGGATAAGAACAAAGATTATGTTGTTGCGGAGCATCAAGCTCTCCTGAGCGAGTCCAAGTGCTCCTTTGTTTCAGGCCTGTTTCCGCCATTGCCTGAGGAATCTGCCAAAGCATCAAAATTCTCATCAATAGGTTCTAGGTATAAG GGAGTGATGGAGGCAATTAGGATTAGCTGTGCTGGATATCCCACAAGAAAGACATTTGGATGA
- the LOC133696161 gene encoding myosin-6-like isoform X6 codes for MNWQATQAAQGSSIVGSFVWVEDPEEAWMDGEVVEVNGEDITVNCASGKMKPGGIIALLDEACMFPRSTHETFAEKLYQTFKDHKHFSKPKSRSDFTICHYAGDVTYQTEPFLDKNKDYVVAEHQALLSESKCSFVSGLFPPLPEESAKASKFSSIGSSNNYKHCLKH; via the exons ATGAACTGGCAGGCCACACAGGCTGCTCAAGGCAGTTCAATAGTTGGATCTTTTGTTTGGGTGGAGGATCCTGAGGAAGCATGGATGGATGGGGAAGTTGTGGAAGTTAATGGTGAAGATATTACAGTAAACTGTGCATCAGGGAAGATG AAACCTGGCGGCATCATTGCTCTTCTTGACGAAGCTTG TATGTTTCCTAGATCAACACATGAAACATTTGCAGAAAAGCTTTATCAGACTTTCAAAGACCACAAACATTTTAGCAAGCCTAAGTCACGCAGTGACTTCACCATTTGTCATTATGCTGGTGAT GTGACATACCAAACTGAACCTTTTCTGGATAAGAACAAAGATTATGTTGTTGCGGAGCATCAAGCTCTCCTGAGCGAGTCCAAGTGCTCCTTTGTTTCAGGCCTGTTTCCGCCATTGCCTGAGGAATCTGCCAAAGCATCAAAATTCTCATCAATAGGTTCTAG CAACAACTACAAGCATTGCTTGAAACACTGA
- the LOC133696161 gene encoding myosin-16-like isoform X5, whose product MDGEVVEVNGEDITVNCASGKMKPGGIIALLDEACMFPRSTHETFAEKLYQTFKDHKHFSKPKSRSDFTICHYAGDVTYQTEPFLDKNKDYVVAEHQALLSESKCSFVSGLFPPLPEESAKASKFSSIGSRYKQQLQALLETLRATEPHCMHFVKPNNVLKPAIFENNNVLQQLRWSDGGN is encoded by the exons ATGGATGGGGAAGTTGTGGAAGTTAATGGTGAAGATATTACAGTAAACTGTGCATCAGGGAAGATG AAACCTGGCGGCATCATTGCTCTTCTTGACGAAGCTTG TATGTTTCCTAGATCAACACATGAAACATTTGCAGAAAAGCTTTATCAGACTTTCAAAGACCACAAACATTTTAGCAAGCCTAAGTCACGCAGTGACTTCACCATTTGTCATTATGCTGGTGAT GTGACATACCAAACTGAACCTTTTCTGGATAAGAACAAAGATTATGTTGTTGCGGAGCATCAAGCTCTCCTGAGCGAGTCCAAGTGCTCCTTTGTTTCAGGCCTGTTTCCGCCATTGCCTGAGGAATCTGCCAAAGCATCAAAATTCTCATCAATAGGTTCTAGGTATAAG CAACAACTACAAGCATTGCTTGAAACACTGAGAGCCACAGAGCCACACTGCATGCATTTTGTAAAGCCAAATAATGTTCTAAAGCCTGCCATCTTTGAGAATAATAATGTTTTACAGCAACTACGTT GGAGTGATGGAGGCAATTAG